AGTAGGGCCTCCTCCAGGCGATGCAGATGCTCCTCGATGCTCGCCCGCACCGGAACCGTGCTAATAGCGAAACAGTCGATCTTCATGACGTTCTCGATCTTGCCCATCTTCTCCCGGTGCTCCTCCACAGTGCGAAAGCCCTGGCTGATCTGTCCGGCCAACTTTTCCATCCATGCATCTGCAATCGAATCCAGATCAGGCGAGCCGTGGATGCCGCAAAGACCGACAATGATGTGCGAACGAAACGCTTTTCGAACTCGATTGAGCTTTGCGAAGAGTTCGATGGCCTTGGCGTGCACCGTGACAATGCGGTCGTTGTTGGTGAGCGGCATCAAGGGGTATAGTTCATACGGCGTATTTGCGTCTTGCCGCTTAGGCTGCAACCCGcggaagcgcagcggcacgctgaCGAACTCACGCAGCTTGACGTAGTAGGCCTCGCGGATGGCCTCGAAGCTGGGCTTGAAGTGCACAGTGCCTTGCCTCAGTACCAACTCTACCTTGAACTCCGTCATCTCCTCGTGCAATCTCTCCAAGCCGCGCCTATACTGGTACTCAAGAGCCTTGTAGATCTGTCCATCCCAATGCCGGCGCCAGTCCTCGTGGTCAGACAGGTGCTGCCTCGCGAGGAAGTCCTCCATCTTGCTGCGAAGGTCGTCGACAGTGATGCGCCACTGCTCCATGTGCGAAGTAAGGTCCACGTCCATGAGGGCAATGACGTGTTGGCCGAACTCCTCGTGAAAGCGGCGGACCTGGCGGTTGGCGTTGCTGAGGGCCTCGATTGTGTTCTGGAAGCGCATGTTGACGCCTTCGAGCTCTTGGTAATTTGCGACAGCCACGGCCCTCTTTGCGGTGTCGGCATACAGCACCTGTAGCATACTCTTCTCGATGGCGGGGGCGAGCATCCGGCGTGTGCACGGGAGAATCTGTGCGATAACGGTGTTGTGGTTCGCAACACATTTCTGTGTGCgcagtgcagctgtgcagagGTGCTCACAGGCGCAAATCGTGctctcggcgctgctgcttagTCGCCAGAgctgcgacgccgccgctgcggacaCATCTTGCGACGCGCTGTTTCGGCgatcgccgctgccacgaccGTATTGTTCTTGGCCGTGTCGCATCTCGGCATCGCTCAGCCACGCCCGCACGTTGCGCACCTCTTGCATGAACTTGCGCAGTGACATGTGCACTGTGCACATCAGCAAGTAcgggtgctgttgctgttgctgcagatCCCCGATCGTGGACACCACAACGGCATCTGGAAGCTCGAGCATCTTCTTGGCGGTCGACTCCACCGACGCACACCAATCCTTCATGATgaccgcctcctcctgaGCTGCCTTGTGGATTAGCTCGTGCGCGTGGGCCGTCACCTTCTCCGTGAGCGCATCGGTGGTGCCAAACACCTTGGCGGCCTCCTCAGGCACCATCACGCACTCCGCTACGCACCCTTTCGCAGCACGCAGCTTCTGAAGCGGCGTCGTTGCACGTCGGCTGTTATTCTCAAAACGCGCGTACACGCGATCCAGGTGCTCGAAAAGGTGAGCGGCAACGCCATCCATCTCACGGGtcacagcgctgcgcaccccactccgacgcagcagcgctctgtgctgctgcagaaagCGCAACTGCACATCCGACACTGGGGATTGGAAGAGCTGCTTCACGCAGCTCCGCAGGCCGGGCTCGGCGAAAGAAAACTCCTTCTCGAACTGCGCGACACGCGACTCCCACACTGTGTCTGCCACACCGCGCATGTCGAGAGCATTCAATCCCGCAAAGATGTGCTCCGGATGCAGAGCGGGCGGAGTTGTCTGGTTCAATTTTTGCACGCTCGCAAACGTCTCACGAACCCGCAGCACCGTgtgaaggcgctgcgcgaAGACGTCGAAGCTCTCGTCGTGGAACATGCCGCTCTCCCAGCCGACCCAGTCCTGTCGCACCAACTGCACCACCATCCTGTTCCACTGCTTGCACAGGTCAACAGCGCTGCTCAACTCCTCGGCAGGCATCCGCCATGGTGCTTGCCAGTCAGAGCCGTAGAGTTCCACCTTGCCACGCAGGTACTCCCGCAAGTCACCTGAGACGATGCTCAGCAGTGACAGCGTGGTGGATTTGACACGGTCGGTGTTTGTGGTGTGTTTTTCGTTCCAGTAGTGGGCCAACGTACGGTGCACTATGCCCAGCACCTCGGGAGCCTCAGCAAGACTGAAGGCTTTAGAACGCCACGCAGGCGGTAGCTCGGCCTCGACAGAGGCGCTGGCGTTCGACGCGAGTGCCTGTGCCCATGCACGGGTGTCAATCCACACCTTTGCTAGCTCCCCCTCCGGCAGCTTCGCAACGCTGTATGAGCTCTGCAGCATCGAGTCATTCAGGCTGCGGCAAGTCCCACTGTGAACGGTGGGACTTGGCGTTGTGGCAGTCGCCTCGGCTTCCACTTTCGAAGCGCGGGAGCGACGGGGTGCCTGtgcaccgtcagcagcatcgccaaACGGCTCCGCTTCGTCGTCCGTATCGTCGTCGATGGTAGTGgtcaccgcagcagtcggAGCGAcgacctccttctctgctaCAACGGCCGAGGCAGTCCGTGAAAACGCCTTTACGCAGATCTCGCCTTGCAGAACAACGTCGCAGCGGGTCCCCTGGGGACacaggagaaaagggaaCTGCACAATGGCACGGGCGCCGTGCTTAGACTCTGCCACCACATCGTGGTAGAGCATTTCCACCATCTCCACCACTCCAGGTGCCTTTGGCAGCTCATCCACACCCGCACTGTCATCGCCCTTCTTCGGCTCACTACCTGCGCCCAGCGACACACCCGAtttgcgcagcagctttgTGAAGGAGAGGCTTTTGTCTGCCAACTTCCCAAAATGCGTTTCCTCATCCTCGTTGGTGAGCCGCACAGAGCCAGCACCGTTGCCAGTGACATCGCGCACAAGCGCGCTGCATAGTGCCTGTACCTCAAGCTCAAGCCTGGTATCGGCCCCAAAAGgtgcgaaagagagcagcaacCAACCGTCACCGCGCCGAGACTGTACATGGCCACAACGGATGTGGaagtggcgctgcgcggtgcTGACCAGCTGCGACTCTACGGAGACAAGGCCCGACATGTGCGTATCGGGGGTGCAGTTGATAGTTTGGGTTTGGCTGTATGTATGTCTCGTGTTGCACGATCGCCCGTGGTCAGCACAGCACAgacgaagagaaacagaagaaaCCAGAAATACTCAAACATGAACGAGAAGAGTCGCAGACGGTGGAGGAAAGCGCAAGAAATGAGCGGGCGGCACACGAGCAACTCTTTTCCGGCTCTCCTACGCCACACTGCACAGCCAACGCGTCTGTAAGAAAGAGGCggaacgaagagagaaggcgataGCGGCGGAAAGTTTATAACGTTGTCTTCTGTGACACAAAACTGCGATGCCGTCTCACCTTCCACCCGTCAAAGCACAGAAGAATATCTGCGGTGGCCGTGCGTGGCTGCAGGTGTATCTGTGCAGAGAGCGCCAATATAAAGCCAGAGCGTGCATATATGAGTTTGTCTAAGGAACAGAGGAAGACGCACGCGAAGCGCGGCTACCACAGTGTCCCACCTCACGCAGCAAGAGATCGTAACAACAGTAACGATACAGGATAACGCAGAGCGAGTGAAAGAAAGAGgctgaagaagaggtgaATGTTGGCGGTGAGATGAGTTATGGAGATGTGTGATGGTGCTCTGCTGCGGAAGGGTGTGGTTTCGCGCTTTTCACATACACGAACGCAAGCACAACAGTAAAAcgaacgaaaagggaaaaaaaaaaacgaccACCACTGAGGGTCGCGTGTaacgagaaggagagagaatgtGGGTGCAAGTGTCCAAGAGcatgaagggagggggtagcaGTCCGTGGCGATGGTGTGAATGTTGTGGATGCGACACCACCACGCACGCGGTCAGACGGAGCTTGGCAGCCACGTTgtagcagagagaggaaaggagatgATGAGagccagaggaggaggaggaggagagagagagagagataccGGGGGAATGAGggcgaaggggaaaaagcgGCAAAGCTGCGCACTCCTCACAAAACAGGTGTACCCCTCTAAGCCCCGACATAGCCACAAGACATCCCCCCAAAAGGTGAagatgtgtatgtgtattTTGTGTCGTCAtgtatgcctgtgtgtgtggggggggggggggatggcTGCTTAAATGAGTGCCTGCACATTGCACTCAGCTTCAGCTGCACTGAAGGCGTCGCCTTAGCTCGTAGAGAACCTGGTGTCCCCattgccagcgccgccttaAGCATAACGAGCGCCATAACGCAAGCGCCCAGCACAGTTAGGAGCACATATATACCACCGTGATATCACTGGCTACGATGGATTCGATCTGCCGCGCTAGGAAGGCGAGTAGAAATTGCGGAAGTACAAGTGCGATGAAGGACACAGGAAGCACCAGCAGGCGGCCTTTGCTTCTTCTGGCGACGCCTGcaaccacctcctctcccctacGTCGACAcaaggcgcagcgccgctgatgccgcAACTCCACCACGCGCCCCTGGCACCTTCATGCCATAGCCTatcggcgccgccgatgtTCTTTTTagttttcctctctctcttgctttgAAGTGGATACGATTGCAGTGTGGAAGAACAGACGGTAGATGCAGAGTACAGACAGGGAGAGCACTGCGGAGGTGGCAAGCGCAACGGAGAGGGTAGAAGAATAGTTGTCCAAGGAAAACGAGTAAAAGAAACAACAGCACGACGGTGCTACAaaccccttcccctcccctcgcccaCGGACACGGAAACACGCAGAAGAAATGAAACAAACagcgcatgcacgcacaggcgTACGGCGCAAGGAGAAAACAGAAGCCCACCCATCCACTCCCCGAATCGCAGGGAATGCCAGGAGGAAAGCTGCACCGGTGATACAGGGGCGCGCGTGCAAAGAACAGCCAACCCGTACGCAGACGGGCCCAAAAACAAGCGAAgcacaaacaaaaaggacACCAAACGAAGAAAGGAACCAGACAAAACCAAAACAGCCGCGCTGCGTCTCCCattgcccccctcccgccctctCGTCATTGAGCAAAGGGTGCGGAGAGTCGAGTGCGGCTAGGGAAAGAGTACGTTTCCTCATGCATAcgagccgcctctgcctcacgCCACCTCACCAATACGATGCAGTGAAATTCAGCATTAAAgactgagggagaggaggcggtgaaggtCAACACACGCAAAGAGGCCTCCCCATTGGCAatgaaggggaagaaaaggtgGCGCaaacgaagagggggggtaAAACGTCATCGAAACCGGAAGCGGAAGAGTTAGCGAGAACGGCGGCAGGCAACCGCGTATTCCCCGTTGCTTCTTCACCGCATCCACACTCTGCCGCGGAGCAGACAAACTCACTATCACCACGCactctacacacacgcatacatacaccAAACCTACCACAACGGGCCCCATCCGCATGGGGCGAAGCAGCCctggacacacacgcgttgcAGTAATGTGCCGACTCGGCCATCCGTGCAGTGCCCCTAAGGCAAACTCCACCCGCCCTCCGCTTTGCTGGTCGtcccacgcccccccccccctccacaccagTGGTGATGCGTCACATTGGCCTCCCTGCGACTCAGATGCTTgaccctgccaccaccagaggggTGGTCCGGCACTGAcaagggtggaggaggagggggggctgtcTGGCTTCTCCCCACACCGCAGCACGGTGGTACTGGACCCTGAgacgccacgcactgaggtgttcACAGTTGACAATGGACAAATATaatatatatctatatatatatatatatatatatatattccAGATACAGTAGCCTCAGCACAGAGAGCGCCTATTGGAGAGAAacgaagggaaagagagagagcggcggcagagagccGAGGGGCAAGCGGAGTACCGTGGGCCAGTTGGTGCTCTCTAACAAGAAGTGCAGAGGCGAGTCACAgcagacgcgcgcgcacCTTCCCTGCAATAGTCAACACGTCCACAGAGAGCTTTACTAGCGCCTTCTGCGTTGCTACGtggccctctcctccttcgaaGCACGGCGCCAAAACCCGCTCACGCGCTTTTTTCTCGTGCACTGCTCGCATCACCTCGGCTCGACAGCGAATTCGACTTCGGAGAGGCCCCACAACGACTcaactcctcccccctccgtccTTCCTTCCTCATTCTCTATCCTCAGCCCACTGTTTTGCTTGGCGCCACGGTGTGTGTCAAGTCTGCCAAGATGTGCTCCTGCCCCGTCTCCTTCAGCCAGTCGCGGAACATGGATGTGacgcgctggtgcagctcaTCCACAAGGTCGTTGCGCCCGGCCCCCCTCAGCTGCCCGGTGGCATCAGCGATAGCCTCGTTCACATCACGTAgccgctgcagacggcgGTTCACTGCATCACGGTACGGCATCGGCAGTGGGCATGGGTTTGTGCGGGTAACATTGCTGAGGTTGGCAGAGTGCGTCAGGGGAAAGGGCATGCTCTGGAACTCCGAGGGTGGCAGAATCGATTCGTGATCAGGCAGTCCCACGTTCCATACGTTCAGCAGCGGGCTAATGCCGGAGCTGCTGATGTGCTGCTCAATGGCGGGGTAGAATGAGTTGTACGGAGCAAAGCGCACCCCGCTCCTGGGAGGAAAAGATGCTGCACCGTTcgtcttgctgctgctcgccccTGACATCCCCACGCCGCCGTTCAAGCTCTCGTTCGACAGGAGCACTGGCGGTGTGTTCACACATACGTACAGAGTGACGTTCGTGCAGTTGCTCACCACAATCGCTCCACAAAGGGCGGAGATGCAGCAGTGATGGCAGTTCTGCACACTCAGTACACCGCTCACCGGACCCAGTAAGACGGTACAGTTCGTGAGGGAGCTAAGTTGGGTGTGGGGGAGCACCGAGGGAGCGTAGATGTGCGTCTGCGAGCAGTTCGAGATGGTCAAGTTAGATGACAGCAGACGGAACGCTATATCGGGCAGAAGGGCGTACGGCGTGATGTGGACTGTACTGTCTAGGTTCTGGACAGTGACGTTGTTGAAGCCGAAAGCgtttgctgctgtcgtggcgacgctgccgaCCTTTGCTATTTCGCTGTTGGCCCGGATGCGCACTCGCAGGTACTGGGAGAGAACCGCGACGTCAATCGTCTTTTCGTTAAATTGCCAAAGAAAGCCGATACTGAGTCCGAACGGCTGCTCAACACCGTTGACAACCTCACGAAGCAAATAGCCAAGCTCTGCTGCGTCAGCCAGGGTCAGACGAGACGAACACgtagcggcgacggcgctgatGAAATCGTGCAGATGCTGCCGAACGTACTCGGCCACCGCCTCCGAGGTGAGCTTGTTGGGCGCGCCAGCCCGCCTGCGCTCCACGAACAGCTGACAAAGTAGAAAGACAAGAAGCCCTGGCAGACTCACCTGTcgcgcggtggaggcggctgGCCAGCGGTTTTGATCAACAGTGCCGCCCATCTtctgcagcagagcacgaTTGCTCTcctgacgcagctgcgccacgctgGACCGCTCCCCACCCGAATAGGCCGGCGTGTTTTGGATGCAGCCCCCGCTTAAGGCGAAAAAAACGTCGAAAATGGCGTACGCAGTTGACTCGCGTAGCCCGAGCACCATCATAGCTGTCTCCTTCCACTTGGCGAGCGAAATGGACGTCTTGTTGCCGGTGCTTTGCAGCACCTTGAGCACAgctgtcgtcgtcagccCGCTCGGCGCAttcagcagcgcaccgcagTTCTCAAAGAGAACGGGGTTCACGCAGAAcaccgccggtgccgccgcagtcgagcttccggcgtcgccgccgcccccgcctgcgctgctgaggtggctGGAGGCGCTTCCGCTGCGGCCAAACGAGCCGCTCGGTCTCCGGGACATCCCCGTGTATAAAGGTTCGGTGAAAGGAATACTTCAAACAAACAGTAGCAGCtgcccacacacgccaagCACCTCCGAGGTGATGTTCTACAGATGCCggttcttcttctcttcgtgGAAGGAAAGAGCAGTGGTTCAGCGCGATAAGCGAGGGGCCACggacgagagaggaggataGCGTCAGTGTGGATGAGCGTGGCATTGATGCATGCACAAGAGTGATAGTCAATTGATCAAGAGTGGGAGCCAATCAGGAGCAAGTGAAAGCGGTGATGAACGACACTAAACGCGCTGGAATACTCAATCAGCGCGCACACCACCATTACCAGCCCTTACCACGGCTAACCAAGAGggtctcccctcttcctccgctctccacctccctaCACTCAGGCATACCTTTTGCATCACACACCTCGAGCACACCGGCACTAGAGCGCTGAGGCATCTCCGTGAGCGCGACGCTAAAAGTGTCGCTCCACACACTCCCTGACGAGGGCTGATGACGCATGTCGATTCTGAGAGCGCATGTGTCGTCAGCACAGAGAAGTCCAACCGTAGCGGACCCGCAGGATGGCACGCACCTCCGTCTCCGTTGTGGTAATACCCCTCCGTTCACACAGAAGACGAcccacaaaagaaaacaacatGCCATCATGAAGAAAGAAcgatttttttttccaaACATTTCCACAGCGTGTCCGTTCATTCACCACCAACAAGTCAGCGGGGATGCGCAGCCAATCGCAGCTCGCCCATATCCctctgctgcaccacacGGCTCTGTCAAGGAACCGGGCCGACCAGCTGTGTTGGGTGTCGTTCCGCCGCACTACCATTCCACGGCAGGCAGCACAGGCCAGGCCCAGGATTGCGCTCAGCATCACAGCTAGCACAGAGAGCACAgcgggtgcgtgcgtatgtgtgtgttatGCCGCCGACGCGAGGCGTGGTGAGCTGGTACAAATGCTACCCTGACCACACGTCTCGTCCGCATCGCGCCAGGCCAGACGTGTCCATCGACACCAAGTGCCCACGTGGCCGCATACCCGAGGGCAGGCTGTAGACTGCGTGTCTGTCTTCCCCACAGAGTGGGCACTGGGCCGGATACCACACGCATTGGGGTGGCCAGCCGTCATGAGAACAGAGccgaagaagcaaaagatAAACTAAGCGCCAGGCACAAatcgaaaagaaaacgaaaaggtgACAGAGGCGCCGAGCAAGACGGTCAAAGCAGGAGACGCCACGAGGCACAACCCTATGCAAGTTCTGCTATaccgccttcctcccccctcctcctcctcctcctcctcccgctgGAGAACTCGCGGCTGTCGTTCTTTCTCACACATGAAACGCAACAGACaactgccaccactgcacaGGAGGGTGGAGAGCATGCAAACAAGCGCGGGTTTCGGCAGCCACGCACAAACGCCGCCGAGTTGGATGCAGCCCAGCTTGTATGAGAACGTagaggagaagcacacaaCGCGAGCAAGACAAGAAAAAGCTGAAAACAAAACCTGCGAAGACAAcgtggaaaagggggggtcGCTGAGAATGAGTCAcatgtgagagagagaaagtaaTGACTGTTGGTAGCAGAAGGATGAGAGAATAAAATGAAAAAGTGTCGCCTACTCCCGTATTGGTTTCCTGACTGCGTGTACGCCGTGCGTGGCGGCACGCTTGAATGCGAGTGCCTCTGTgcttgtgggtgtgtgtggcgaATGATCAGAACATTACGGACTCACGCCACCTTAGCCCCAAAGGAATAGGGCAGAGAGTAGGAGAGCAGCATTCGTTTTATttacaaaaaaaaagagacacagTCGAAGCTGCGAGGAGACGTCTGGCGCCTCGCCGTGTCTTGGCCACGTCAGAGACGGCAGCTCCAGTCACAAaaaggggcggcggcgacagcggcgccacttctcgcccctcccccttctcccagAGGCATACGCACCAACAGAGTCGCACAACACGGCTCCAGCGCAGAGACGGTCAGCACACATCACATCCCTACCAAGGAACGCCTCGACACGCACACTAAGCGAGCGCAAAGCGCTTCACAGAGGACGAAAGAAGGAGTTCAGGGAGAGACGGCGAAAACATCTCgagcagaggggggaggaagcgaAGTCTTGTGCGAGTGCACTGGGTGCGCTGCAGGGGTCAGGGTAGTGACAACACATACGTGGGACTGTCCCTGCTGAGCGTCTCTCCGCAGCACTCACCTTTTCCA
This portion of the Leishmania panamensis strain MHOM/PA/94/PSC-1 chromosome 27 sequence genome encodes:
- a CDS encoding hypothetical protein (TriTrypDB/GeneDB-style sysID: LpmP.27.1740), whose product is MSRRPSGSFGRSGSASSHLSSAGGGGGDAGSSTAAAPAVFCVNPVLFENCGALLNAPSGLTTTAVLKVLQSTGNKTSISLAKWKETAMMVLGLRESTAYAIFDVFFALSGGCIQNTPAYSGGERSSVAQLRQESNRALLQKMGGTVDQNRWPAASTARQVSLPGLLVFLLCQLFVERRRAGAPNKLTSEAVAEYVRQHLHDFISAVAATCSSRLTLADAAELGYLLREVVNGVEQPFGLSIGFLWQFNEKTIDVAVLSQYLRVRIRANSEIAKVGSVATTAANAFGFNNVTVQNLDSTVHITPYALLPDIAFRLLSSNLTISNCSQTHIYAPSVLPHTQLSSLTNCTVLLGPVSGVLSVQNCHHCCISALCGAIVVSNCTNVTLYVCVNTPPVLLSNESLNGGVGMSGASSSKTNGAASFPPRSGVRFAPYNSFYPAIEQHISSSGISPLLNVWNVGLPDHESILPPSEFQSMPFPLTHSANLSNVTRTNPCPLPMPYRDAVNRRLQRLRDVNEAIADATGQLRGAGRNDLVDELHQRVTSMFRDWLKETGQEHILADLTHTVAPSKTVG